A portion of the Salmo trutta chromosome 1, fSalTru1.1, whole genome shotgun sequence genome contains these proteins:
- the LOC115203822 gene encoding LIM domain-containing protein 2 isoform X1 yields MDNRNAPEDKPVQRSKSFSFKTPREVCSSCEKTVYPMERLVANNLIFHSACFCCKHCNTKLSLGTFAALSGDFYCKPHFQQLFKSKGNYDEGFGRKQHKELWTSKEGENITKTA; encoded by the exons ATG GACAACAGAAATGCCCCTGAAGATAAACCTGTCCAGCGCTCCAAA TCCTTCAGCTTCAAGACACCGAGGGAGGTGTGCTCGTCATGTGAGAAGACCGTCTACCCCATGGAGAGATTGGTGGCGAACAACCTGATATTCCACTCGGCCTGTTTCTGCTGCAAACACTGCAACACCAAACTCAg ccTGGGCACATTTGCTGCCCTTTCGGGTGATTTCTACTGCAAGCCGCACTTCCAGCAGCTCTTCAAGAGCAAAGGCAACTATGATGAGGGCTTTGGCCGCAAGCAGCACAAGGAGCTTTGGACCTCCAAGGAGGGCGAGAACATAACAAAGACTGCGTAG
- the LOC115203822 gene encoding LIM domain-containing protein 2 isoform X2, which produces MSFSFKTPREVCSSCEKTVYPMERLVANNLIFHSACFCCKHCNTKLSLGTFAALSGDFYCKPHFQQLFKSKGNYDEGFGRKQHKELWTSKEGENITKTA; this is translated from the exons ATG TCCTTCAGCTTCAAGACACCGAGGGAGGTGTGCTCGTCATGTGAGAAGACCGTCTACCCCATGGAGAGATTGGTGGCGAACAACCTGATATTCCACTCGGCCTGTTTCTGCTGCAAACACTGCAACACCAAACTCAg ccTGGGCACATTTGCTGCCCTTTCGGGTGATTTCTACTGCAAGCCGCACTTCCAGCAGCTCTTCAAGAGCAAAGGCAACTATGATGAGGGCTTTGGCCGCAAGCAGCACAAGGAGCTTTGGACCTCCAAGGAGGGCGAGAACATAACAAAGACTGCGTAG
- the LOC115203838 gene encoding ATP-dependent RNA helicase DDX42 isoform X1, with product MNWSKGGPSGKRGFGFGGFSLGGGGGGGGGGGKKEELRVPQKSHTSFGGAGTAGGYGNNQQLPAFYKIGTKRANFDEENAYFEDDEEESSITDLPYIPAENSPTRQQFQSGGGSDSEDDPLDAFMAQVEDQAAKDMKKLEEKEKEKKVEKGIRDDIEEEDEQEAYFRYMAENPTAGLTAEDEDENIDYDSDGNPIAPTTKKIIMPLPPMDHSEIDYPPFERNFYNEHEELLSLTGTEVFELRHKLNLRVSGAAPPKLSTSFAHFGFDEQLMHIIRKSEYTQPTPIQCQGVPIALSGRDMIGIAKTGSGKTAAFIWPMLVHIMDQKELETGEGPIAVIVCPTRELCQQIHAECKRFGKAYSLRSVAVYGGGSMWEQAKALQEGAEIVVCTPGRLIDHVKKKATSLQRVTYLVFDEADRMFDMGFEYQVRSIASHVRPDRQTLLFSATFRKKIERLARDILVDPIRVVQGDIGEANEDVTQVVEIMPSGVEKWGWLTRRLVEFTSSGSVLIFVTKKANCEELATNLTQEGHSLGLLHGDMDQSERNKVIADFKKKSLPVLVATDVAARGLDIPSIRTVVNYDVARDIDTHTHRIGRTGRAGEKGVAYTLLTSKDTSFAGDLVRNLEGANQSVSKELMDLAMQNPWFRKSRFKGGKGKKLNIGGGGLGYRERPGLGAESSERSGGAAMGNYEGYSKPTGAMGDRMSAMKSAFQSQYKNHFVAASGMVPKLTTKSSSSSGWTSAGSLSSVPTGAPEGPDRPRVPPSLAMAPPAALGMGTKMAGFTSAGSLSSVSDSQATAPQVYATPPSPREGPRDRHGDDRSRHGDGHYRDRRDRSERHSGGGERDRHGERDRHADRDRYGDKDRHGSSGRHGDSRNGDGSRRDRERDDCRGDRESGDRAGSEGRGDRAEGRGDREEDGFAVPDPPKRKKSRWDN from the exons ATGAACTGGAGCAAGGGTGGCCCAAGTGGTAAGCGAGGGTTCGGGTTTGGAGGATTTTcccttggtggtggtggtggtggtggtggtggaggaggaaagaAAGAAGAACTGCGCGTGCCTCAGAAATCCCACACGTCCTTCGGAGGCGCAGGGACAGCTGGAGGTTATGGCAATAACCAGCAACTCCCTGCATTCTACAAGATAGGAACAAAAAGAGCAAATTTTGATGAAGAGAATGC GTATTTtgaagatgatgaagaggagTCAAGCATCACAGATTTGCCATATATCCCAGCTGAGAACTCCCCCACACGGCAACAATTCCAGTCTGGAGGGGGCTCAGACAGTGAGGATGATCCTCTGGATGCCTTCATGGCCCAAGTGGAG GACCAAGCAGCTAAAGACATGAAGAAACTGGAGGAAAAAGAGAAGGAAAAGAAGGTTGAAAA GGGTATACGTGATGACATTGAAGAGGAAGATGAACAA GAAGCTTACTTCCGCTACATGGCAGAGAATCCCACAGCTGGGCTGACTGCAGAGGATGAGGATGAGAACATAGACTACGACAGTGATGGGAATCCCATTGCCCCCACCACTAAGAAGATCATCATGCCCCTGCCCCCGATGGACCACTCTGAG ATTGACTACCCACCTTTTGAGAGGAACTTCTACAACGAGCATGAGGAGCTTCTCAGCCTGACAGGCACAGAGGTGTTTGAGCTGAGACACAAACTCAACCTGCGG GTGTCTGGTGCCGCCCCTCCTAAACTCTCCACCAGCTTCGCCCACTTTGGGTTTGACGAGCAGCTGATGCACATAATCCGCAAGTCGGAGTACACTCAGCCAACACCTATTCAGTGCCAG GGAGTTCCCATTGCCCTGAGTGGACGTGACATGATTGGCATTGCGAAAACTGGTAGTGGCAAGACTGCAGCCTTCATCTGGCCTATGCTAGTTCACATCATGGACCAGAAGGAACTGGAGACTGGAGAGGGGCCCATCGCAGTCATCGTGTGCCCCACCAGGGAGCTCTGTCAGCAG ATCCACGCGGAGTGTAAGCGTTTTGGGAAAGCCTACTCCCTGCGCTCGGTGGCGGTGTATGGAGGAGGCAGCATGTGGGAGCAGGCCAAGGCTCTTCAGGAGGGGGCAGAGATAGTTGTGTGCACCCCG GGTCGTCTGATTGACCATGTGAAAAAGAAGGCCACCTCTCTACAGAGAGTGACATACCTGGTGTTTGATGAGGCAGATAGAATGTTTGATATGGGCTTTG AGTATCAAGTGAGATCCATTGCCAGCCATGTCCGACCTGATCGACAga CTCTTCTATTCAGCGCCACCTTCCGTAAGAAGATTGAGAGGCTGGCTAGAGATATCCTGGTGGACCCCATCCGTGTGGTGCAGGGAGACATCGGGGAG GCCAATGAGGATGTGACCCAGGTAGTGGAGATCATGCCCAGTGGGGTGGAGAAGTGGGGCTGGCTGACCCGCCGCCTGGTGGAGTTCACCTCCTCTGGCTCTGTACTTATCTTTGTCACCAAGAAGGCCAACTGTGAAGAGCTGGCCACCAACCTGACCCAGGAGGGCCACAGCCTGGGCCTGCTGCACGGAGACATGGACCAGAGTGAGAGGAACAAGGTCATCGCTGACTTCAAGAAGAAGAGTCTGCCCGTGCTGGTGGCCACCGACGTGGCAG CCCGTGGTCTGGATATCCCTTCAATACGCACAGTAGTGAACTATGATGTGGCTCGGgacatcgacacacacacacaccgcattgGCCGAACAGGTCGTGCTGGAGAAAAGGGTGTTGCCTACACCCTTCTCACCAGTAAAGACACATCATTTGCAGGAGACCTTGTGCGTAACCTGGAGGGAGCCAATCAAAGCGTCTCTAAGGAACTGATGGACTTGGCAATGCAG AATCCCTGGTTCAGGAAATCACGCTTCAAGGGCGGCAAAGGGAAGAAGCTAAACATTGGAGGAGGTGGTCTGGGCTACAGAGAGAGGCCAGGATTGGGAGCTGAAAGTTCT GAGCGTAGTGGTGGTGCTGCCATGGGTAACTATGAGGGCTACAGCAAGCCTACCGGAGCCATGGGTGACCGCATGTCAGCAATGAAATCAGCCTTCCAG TCTCAGTATAAAAACCACTTTGTGGCGGCGTCCGGCATGGTTCCTAAACTCACCACAAAGTCCAGTAGCTCTTCAGGCTGGACCAGCGCTGGAAGTCTTAGCTCTGTCCCCACTGGGGCCCCTGAGGGCCCAGACCGGCCTCGTGTGCCCCCCTCCTTAGCCATGGCCCCTCCAGCAGCCCTCGGCATGGGCACCAAGATGGCAGGCTTCACCAGCGCCGGCTCCCTGAGCTCTGTGTCAGACAGCCAGGCCACTGCTCCTCAGGTGTATGCCACCCCACCCTCACCCAGGGAAGGGCCCCGTGACAGACATGGTGATGACAGGAGTCGCCATGGAGATGGCCACTATCgtgacaggagagacaggagcgaGCGGCACAGTGGCGGGGGAGAGCGGGACCGCCATGGGGAGCGGGACCGCCACGCAGACCGCGACAGATACGGGGACAAGGATCGCCATGGCAGCAGCGGGCGCCATGGCGATAGTCGTAATGGAGACGGAAGTAgaagggacagagagcgagacgaTTGCAGAGGTGACAGGGAGAGTGGAGACAGGGCAGGGAGTGAAGGAAGGGGGGACAgagctgaggggagaggagaccgAGAGGAAGACGGCTTTGCAGTCCCAGATCCACCAAAACGCAAAAAGAGTAGGTGGGACAACTAA
- the LOC115203838 gene encoding ATP-dependent RNA helicase DDX42 isoform X2, which yields MAENPTAGLTAEDEDENIDYDSDGNPIAPTTKKIIMPLPPMDHSEIDYPPFERNFYNEHEELLSLTGTEVFELRHKLNLRVSGAAPPKLSTSFAHFGFDEQLMHIIRKSEYTQPTPIQCQGVPIALSGRDMIGIAKTGSGKTAAFIWPMLVHIMDQKELETGEGPIAVIVCPTRELCQQIHAECKRFGKAYSLRSVAVYGGGSMWEQAKALQEGAEIVVCTPGRLIDHVKKKATSLQRVTYLVFDEADRMFDMGFEYQVRSIASHVRPDRQTLLFSATFRKKIERLARDILVDPIRVVQGDIGEANEDVTQVVEIMPSGVEKWGWLTRRLVEFTSSGSVLIFVTKKANCEELATNLTQEGHSLGLLHGDMDQSERNKVIADFKKKSLPVLVATDVAARGLDIPSIRTVVNYDVARDIDTHTHRIGRTGRAGEKGVAYTLLTSKDTSFAGDLVRNLEGANQSVSKELMDLAMQNPWFRKSRFKGGKGKKLNIGGGGLGYRERPGLGAESSERSGGAAMGNYEGYSKPTGAMGDRMSAMKSAFQSQYKNHFVAASGMVPKLTTKSSSSSGWTSAGSLSSVPTGAPEGPDRPRVPPSLAMAPPAALGMGTKMAGFTSAGSLSSVSDSQATAPQVYATPPSPREGPRDRHGDDRSRHGDGHYRDRRDRSERHSGGGERDRHGERDRHADRDRYGDKDRHGSSGRHGDSRNGDGSRRDRERDDCRGDRESGDRAGSEGRGDRAEGRGDREEDGFAVPDPPKRKKSRWDN from the exons ATGGCAGAGAATCCCACAGCTGGGCTGACTGCAGAGGATGAGGATGAGAACATAGACTACGACAGTGATGGGAATCCCATTGCCCCCACCACTAAGAAGATCATCATGCCCCTGCCCCCGATGGACCACTCTGAG ATTGACTACCCACCTTTTGAGAGGAACTTCTACAACGAGCATGAGGAGCTTCTCAGCCTGACAGGCACAGAGGTGTTTGAGCTGAGACACAAACTCAACCTGCGG GTGTCTGGTGCCGCCCCTCCTAAACTCTCCACCAGCTTCGCCCACTTTGGGTTTGACGAGCAGCTGATGCACATAATCCGCAAGTCGGAGTACACTCAGCCAACACCTATTCAGTGCCAG GGAGTTCCCATTGCCCTGAGTGGACGTGACATGATTGGCATTGCGAAAACTGGTAGTGGCAAGACTGCAGCCTTCATCTGGCCTATGCTAGTTCACATCATGGACCAGAAGGAACTGGAGACTGGAGAGGGGCCCATCGCAGTCATCGTGTGCCCCACCAGGGAGCTCTGTCAGCAG ATCCACGCGGAGTGTAAGCGTTTTGGGAAAGCCTACTCCCTGCGCTCGGTGGCGGTGTATGGAGGAGGCAGCATGTGGGAGCAGGCCAAGGCTCTTCAGGAGGGGGCAGAGATAGTTGTGTGCACCCCG GGTCGTCTGATTGACCATGTGAAAAAGAAGGCCACCTCTCTACAGAGAGTGACATACCTGGTGTTTGATGAGGCAGATAGAATGTTTGATATGGGCTTTG AGTATCAAGTGAGATCCATTGCCAGCCATGTCCGACCTGATCGACAga CTCTTCTATTCAGCGCCACCTTCCGTAAGAAGATTGAGAGGCTGGCTAGAGATATCCTGGTGGACCCCATCCGTGTGGTGCAGGGAGACATCGGGGAG GCCAATGAGGATGTGACCCAGGTAGTGGAGATCATGCCCAGTGGGGTGGAGAAGTGGGGCTGGCTGACCCGCCGCCTGGTGGAGTTCACCTCCTCTGGCTCTGTACTTATCTTTGTCACCAAGAAGGCCAACTGTGAAGAGCTGGCCACCAACCTGACCCAGGAGGGCCACAGCCTGGGCCTGCTGCACGGAGACATGGACCAGAGTGAGAGGAACAAGGTCATCGCTGACTTCAAGAAGAAGAGTCTGCCCGTGCTGGTGGCCACCGACGTGGCAG CCCGTGGTCTGGATATCCCTTCAATACGCACAGTAGTGAACTATGATGTGGCTCGGgacatcgacacacacacacaccgcattgGCCGAACAGGTCGTGCTGGAGAAAAGGGTGTTGCCTACACCCTTCTCACCAGTAAAGACACATCATTTGCAGGAGACCTTGTGCGTAACCTGGAGGGAGCCAATCAAAGCGTCTCTAAGGAACTGATGGACTTGGCAATGCAG AATCCCTGGTTCAGGAAATCACGCTTCAAGGGCGGCAAAGGGAAGAAGCTAAACATTGGAGGAGGTGGTCTGGGCTACAGAGAGAGGCCAGGATTGGGAGCTGAAAGTTCT GAGCGTAGTGGTGGTGCTGCCATGGGTAACTATGAGGGCTACAGCAAGCCTACCGGAGCCATGGGTGACCGCATGTCAGCAATGAAATCAGCCTTCCAG TCTCAGTATAAAAACCACTTTGTGGCGGCGTCCGGCATGGTTCCTAAACTCACCACAAAGTCCAGTAGCTCTTCAGGCTGGACCAGCGCTGGAAGTCTTAGCTCTGTCCCCACTGGGGCCCCTGAGGGCCCAGACCGGCCTCGTGTGCCCCCCTCCTTAGCCATGGCCCCTCCAGCAGCCCTCGGCATGGGCACCAAGATGGCAGGCTTCACCAGCGCCGGCTCCCTGAGCTCTGTGTCAGACAGCCAGGCCACTGCTCCTCAGGTGTATGCCACCCCACCCTCACCCAGGGAAGGGCCCCGTGACAGACATGGTGATGACAGGAGTCGCCATGGAGATGGCCACTATCgtgacaggagagacaggagcgaGCGGCACAGTGGCGGGGGAGAGCGGGACCGCCATGGGGAGCGGGACCGCCACGCAGACCGCGACAGATACGGGGACAAGGATCGCCATGGCAGCAGCGGGCGCCATGGCGATAGTCGTAATGGAGACGGAAGTAgaagggacagagagcgagacgaTTGCAGAGGTGACAGGGAGAGTGGAGACAGGGCAGGGAGTGAAGGAAGGGGGGACAgagctgaggggagaggagaccgAGAGGAAGACGGCTTTGCAGTCCCAGATCCACCAAAACGCAAAAAGAGTAGGTGGGACAACTAA